CCGGGATCGAAGACGCCGCGAACTTCGACGCGCTTGCCGTTGGCGAGCGAAGGGTTCGTGGCGCCGTTGCCGTTATAGATCGCCGTCGAAGCATCGGTGGTGACGGTGATCGTGTTTCCAGCCCGGCTGTTCAGCGTAAAGGTGAGCGCGGGCGCCGTTCCGGTGAGCCCGGTGATCGTGCCGTGATAGTCGTCCTCCTCGTGGCGGGCAGGATCGTCGAGGCCCGAGGTGGAGCCATCGTCGATCGAGGCGCTCTGGACCTTTGTGCCGTCATCGGTCCACTTCGAAAGATCGAAGTCGAGGACCATTCGGGTCTTTGCGGCGCCCACCGACTTTGAGGCTGAAAACACCACGTCGATGACTTTTAGGCCAGACCCGTTCAGGCCGGCAAACTCGCGGTTCTGTCCAGTGGTTGCACCGGTGGGAAAGAGCACGAGGTCCTTTTTCATCGTCACGCGCGCCCCGGTGTAGTCCCCTGCGGGAACCTTGTCGTCGCCAAGGTGAAGGAACTGCTGCGTGCCCGATTGGTTCAGCGCGCGAACGTCCACAACCTTGCCCGTCGAGTCGTCGAACACGACCGTCGAGCCGCTCGCAGAGATCAGTTCGACCCGGGTGATGGCCACCCAGACCGAGTCATACCCCGCGTTGAGATCGTCCGTCATGAACATGCTGACCGCGCCCGAGACGGCGCCGCCCCCGCCTCCGCCTCCACCGCAGCCGGCGATCAATGCCACCACCACGAGGGATAGCAGCCAGCCAATAAGGGTTCTGAGTTTCACTTGCTTGGTTCTCCTTGTGCCCTGCCCGCCGCCCCTGCGCCGCCTCTGTGGGTACCAGCGCGCCGGATCCAGGATAAGGGCCTACAGCTTCAAGAAGGACGTGGCGAGGGCGCCTGATACAAGCACGCTGGGAATAGCTGAATGTGAGCGGTTCACCGGCACGGCTTCGGCCCATGGAACCGGCGAGCGGTAGAATGAACCGGCATGGCGCGCAAAGAACTCGAGGATTGGTTCTGGCAAGTCGATTCGAGCCTCAAGAAGCTCGCCGATGCGGTGGCGCAGTCGTCCGCGCTGAACGCGAACAGCCGCTGCTGGGCGCCGAGGGTTGACCTTGTCGAGCTGTCCGACCGCTTCGAGATTCGCGCCGAACTCGCCGGCGTTTCCCAGAGCGCGGTGCAGGTCCTCTACCTTCCCGACCGGCACACCGTCTTGATTCGGGGAGTGCGCGACCATGTGGCTGCGGAATCGGAGCCGATATTCTATGGCGCGTTTTCACGGGAGATCCAGTTGCCCGATGCTCCCGTCGAGGCCGACGCCATCTCCTCCCAATTGGGAAACGGCGTGCTCTGCGTGACCGTGCCCAAAGCGCGCGTACGAGTGGCCCATACTCGGATCACCGTTAGAAAAGTGTAATGTCAGATATAGAAGATCCCATAGAACAGTTCGAGGACCCGGTTGAAGAACTCGAAGGCGATTTCCCCCTACCGGTCTCGCTCGATCAGCAGCCTGACGAGGGCGCGCGCCCCTCGGTGCCCGAGATCATCAACATCTTGCCGCTTCGCGACTCCGTGATCTACCCGATGCTTATCGCACCGTTAAGTGTAGCAAGAGAGTCCAGCATTCAACTGATCGATGAGAGCATTTCTGGCACCAATCGCGTGATAGGCGTCATCGCCCAGCGCAAGCCCCACATCGAGCAGCCCAAGTTTGAGGACGTCTTCGAGTGCGGCTGCGCCGTGATCATCCGCACGCTGGTCAAGATGCCCGATGCCGTGCGCCTGATCGTTCAGGGCGTCCAACGCTATCGCATCATCGAGCGGCTGCAGGAGACCCCGTACCTTCGCGCCCGCGTCGAAATCATCGAGGACGAGCTCCCGCCGGAGGAGGAAGCAGAGAAGACCGAGGCCCTGCGCCGAAACGTTGCGGGACTCTTTGAGCAGGCGATCCGGCTGCATCCGCAACTGCCGGAGGAGCTTCGCAGCCTCACGCAGGCGGTCACCGAAACCAACGTGATGTGCGACCTGGTGGCCGCCCACATGACCCTGAGCCTGGAAGACAAGCAGAAGATTCTGGAAACCGTCAGCGTACAGGAGCGGCTGAGGGTGCTGCTGGAGATGCTGGGGCGGGAGGTCCGGGTCCTGGAGCTGACATCCAAAGTGCAGAGCGAGGTCAACGTCGAGCTCAGCAAGTCCCAGCGCGAGTATTACTTGCGCGAGCAGCTCAAAGCGATCCAGCGAGAGCTTGGCGAAGTGGACGATCGCGCAGAGGAGCTTGACGAGCTTC
This genomic interval from Armatimonadota bacterium contains the following:
- a CDS encoding Hsp20/alpha crystallin family protein; amino-acid sequence: MARKELEDWFWQVDSSLKKLADAVAQSSALNANSRCWAPRVDLVELSDRFEIRAELAGVSQSAVQVLYLPDRHTVLIRGVRDHVAAESEPIFYGAFSREIQLPDAPVEADAISSQLGNGVLCVTVPKARVRVAHTRITVRKV